The Streptomyces achromogenes DNA segment GCGGGTTCGGCGTCGCCTGGTGCGACGACCCGCGGCTCCACCCCCGTGAGCCGCTGGCCGACGTGCTGCGCAAACTGATCGCCGCGCTGGAGCGCGCGCCGGGCTCCGGTTGCCCGGTGTGCGGCGGCGAACGGCTGCCCTGGAAGTACGAACTGGACCACGAACCGTCGGCGGGGCCGGTCTGCGCGGACTGCGGGATCCTCGTCCCGCGCCCCGTGCTCACCCCCGAGGCGCTGGCGCACGCCCGGCGAGGACGGCTGCTGGTGTCGGCCTGACGCCGGCCTGCCCGGTTGACGTCGGCCTGACGTGGGGATGACACCGGCCTGTCGCCGGTCTGACGTCGGCCTGAGCTCCGCCCGAGGCCGGCGGCCGGTCCCGGGCCGGCCTGCGAGGACGGCGGGGGTGCGCCGGCGATGACGCACCCCTGTTTCACACCGGCCCGGCCCGGGCGACGCCCGGCCGGTCGCGGACGCGCCGTTCCCACAGGCCGTGCATCCCGCGCACCGGCGCCCGAGCGGGCGGGCACCCAACGGGCGGGCACGTCCCGAACGGGCGGAAGGGGCCGGAAGGTACCAGCCGCAAATACGGTCGCTCCACCGTTTTCCGGCGGGGAGAGTTGGGCCGATGAAACCCAACTGAGCGACTCGCCCGAGGACTTGAAGGAGCCCCGCATGTCGACGCTGCGCGTCACCGCCGAAGTGCTGACCGTCCACGAACACCCCGACGCCGACGCCCTCGAACTGGCCCAGGTCGGCCTGTACCGGGCCGTCGTCGCCAAGGGGGCGTACCGCACCGGGGAGGCCGCGCTCTACATCCCCGAGCAGTCCGTCCTCCCTCTCGAACTGGTCGAGGAGCTGGGGCTGACCGGGCGGCTCGCGGGCAGCAGGTCGGACCGGGTCAAGGCGGTTCGGCTGCGGGGCGAGCTGTCACAGGGCATCGTGTGCCGGCCGAAGGCGCTGGCCGACGTCGATCTGGCGCGGGCCGCGGCGGACGGCGTCGACTTCGCGGAGCGGCTGGGCATCGTCAAGTGGGTGCCGCCGATCCCGCCGACCATGAACGGGGACGTCGAAGCCGCCCCGGAGCTGCTGCCGTGGGTCGACATCGAGAACATCCAGCGCTATCCCGGCATCTTCGAACCGGGCGAGCAGGTGGTGCTGACCGAGAAGCTGCACGGATCGGCGTGCCTGCTCACCTACGTCGCCGACGAGGAGCGCGTGTTCGTCTCCTCGAAGGGCTTCGGCGCGAAGTCCCTCGCACTCGCGGAGGACCCGCGCAACCTGTACTGGCGTGCCGTACGCGGGCATGGCGTCCCGGAGGCGGCCGCCCGGCTCGCCGAGCGGTTGGGCGCGCGCCGGGTCGGCATCTTCGGCGAGGTGTACGGGGCGGGCGTGCAGGACCTGACGTACGGCGCGGACGGCCGGCGCGAGACCCTCGGATACGCCGTGTTCGACGTCAGCGCGGAGATCGACGGCACGATCCGCTGGCTGGACGCGGAACAGCTGCTGAGCGGCGAACTGCCACTGGTGCCACGCCTGTTCGAGGGGCCGTACGACAGCGCGCGGGTGCTGGAGATCGCCTCCGGCCGCGAGACGGTCTCCGGACGCGGGCTGCATCTGCGCGAGGGCGTGGTGATCCGCC contains these protein-coding regions:
- a CDS encoding RNA ligase (ATP); translated protein: MSTLRVTAEVLTVHEHPDADALELAQVGLYRAVVAKGAYRTGEAALYIPEQSVLPLELVEELGLTGRLAGSRSDRVKAVRLRGELSQGIVCRPKALADVDLARAAADGVDFAERLGIVKWVPPIPPTMNGDVEAAPELLPWVDIENIQRYPGIFEPGEQVVLTEKLHGSACLLTYVADEERVFVSSKGFGAKSLALAEDPRNLYWRAVRGHGVPEAAARLAERLGARRVGIFGEVYGAGVQDLTYGADGRRETLGYAVFDVSAEIDGTIRWLDAEQLLSGELPLVPRLFEGPYDSARVLEIASGRETVSGRGLHLREGVVIRPAVERYSPVTGGRAIAKAVSGAYLTRKGGTEYE